attttacatttttcagCAAGTGAAAAGCTACTTTTGTTAAGTAGAGTATAATCATAAACTAAATATGCTATTAAACATGCTATTGTATATAGGAGATTGTGTTTACTATTAAACATATTAAACATGCTATTGATCGAGAAGTTTTCATAGCTTTATTTTTAGTGTTCTCGAGCAAAACTCATACTAATAGAGATATTGTTTCTCATAATGATCTTCTCCTTGATTAAGAGTCCAACAATTCTCAAACAATCCTTCCCACCAACTAAGTACACTGTTGAGTCTCCCTTGAAGACTCAttcttctctagagccctcgaacaaagtacacattCACCCTCCTCTTAAACAGTCCTACCTAGAGTACCACGGATCTTTACTATGACTACACTTCCAAGGCTCAAAACTTTTGTCTTCGACACCTAAGTCAATTTGACTAAACTTTTAagactcacaacttttttgttcgacatttgagaattttctTGACATGACTTATTTAAGATAAGGTCATGCATCTGGTACCACTAATAGGAACAACAAACGTTCACATTGGTATAagactcacaacttttttgttcgacacaaATTTTCTTGACATGACTTATTTAAGATAAGGCCATGGATCTGATACCACTAATAGGAACAACGAACGTTCACATTGGTATAATATTATCTACTTTACGCATAAACTCTCGTagttttgcttttagtttttccAAAATTCATGTCAATGGAGATAGCAATCTTTACTTGTATAttcatgatcttcttcttaatTAGCAAATGTAGGACTCTGACAATCttgaaagtattttttttttctttttttagacAATGATTATACCAATAGTAGTAGCATTTGCAGCCGGTTTAGTTGGATGGGTTTATCAAGCACTGAAACCGCCGCCTCCAAAGATATGTGGATCACCAAATGGTCCTCCACTGACTTCGCGTAGAGTCAAACTCAATGATGGAAGACATTTGGCCTACAGAGAATTCGGAGTTCCTAAGGAAAAGGCTCAACACAAGATCATTCTTTCTCATGGCTATTATGACTCCCGACATATGTACTTAGCTACTTCTCAAGTACGacattgttgttgttcttcttcaactttcattctttttaaaaaaaattgtattcaATCATGTTGTGTTATAGGAACTTATGGAGGAGCTCAACGCATGCATAATATTATACGACCGAGCTGGTTACGGAGAGAGTGATCCATATCCATCACGCTCCGCAAAGACCGAAGCATTTGACATTGAAGAATTAGCCGATAAATTAGAGATCGGCAGCAAATTTTACGTAATCGGATTTTCATTGGGAGCGTACCCAATTTGGAGCTGTCTAAAATACATTCCACACaggtattttaatttgttgttttcaaaatgatcctgaattattgtttttgggTGAGCTAATTGGTTATATAATTTACAGACTCGTAGGAGCTTGCCTGGTAGTTCCTTTCGTGAATTATTGGTGGCCTTCCATTCCACCGGCTCTAGCAAAACAGTCATTTAGGAAGCTTCCTCGATTATTCCAGTTCACATATGGAATTGCGCATTACACACCTTTGATATACTATTGGTGGACCAAGCAGAAATGGTTCCCATCAATGGTCAGTGAAGGCATGTTCATTGATTACGATTTAAAGTggttaaagaaaagaatagaCACTCCAAATAACAATCAGGTAATTCTCgcggttttttcttttggtttcaaAAGAAGTCGTTGTTCTTGCATGAACCTAATTAGGAACTACGACTCTCCAACTTTTAGCATAAGCTCTTGTGGGtttccttttggtttccccaaaagacctcataccaatggagatgtattatttacttataaatccatgatcaactccttaattagccgatgtgggactcctctcccaatgattctcaacaatcctcccctcgaacaaagtacaccatagagcctccctggaggcctatggagccctcgaataacttccccttaattgaggttcgactccttctttggagccctcaaataaaatacaccctttgttcgacactttagtcacttttgacttcACATTCAAggttcacaacttctttgttcgacatttgaggattctattgacatgactaagttaagtgcatggctctaataccacgTTAGGAATCATTATttttcacaatggtatgatattgtccactttgatcataagctctcatggctttgcttttggtttttc
This genomic interval from Cucurbita pepo subsp. pepo cultivar mu-cu-16 chromosome LG20, ASM280686v2, whole genome shotgun sequence contains the following:
- the LOC111783180 gene encoding uncharacterized protein LOC111783180, with amino-acid sequence MIIPIVVAFAAGLVGWVYQALKPPPPKICGSPNGPPLTSRRVKLNDGRHLAYREFGVPKEKAQHKIILSHGYYDSRHMYLATSQELMEELNACIILYDRAGYGESDPYPSRSAKTEAFDIEELADKLEIGSKFYVIGFSLGAYPIWSCLKYIPHRLVGACLVVPFVNYWWPSIPPALAKQSFRKLPRLFQFTYGIAHYTPLIYYWWTKQKWFPSMVSEGMFIDYDLKWLKKRIDTPNNNQEEITQQGEYESLHRDVLVAYANWEFDPMELTNQFKEGSVHLWQGSADRVIRNELNHYVVQKLPWIRYHEVPNVGHLFVYDPENFEAIMRSLLGR